The following coding sequences are from one Diabrotica virgifera virgifera chromosome 2, PGI_DIABVI_V3a window:
- the LOC126880975 gene encoding uncharacterized protein LOC126880975: protein MSRGKQILNMLNADDEQENVRIYCSDKETVLENCNKRCTNADDYLEGIIPMQKTFPSEQHARDESEMSYASSVAASLPDEIQDLLDFSSDDSIADPNFVPAQDEKYDSFAADSDIVERKKRRANSEEDINNTAVDKYNLDGQVHEKVKKRTNKETRKMRQERREKRNFGKAYVTRTGKEIKEKTMQELKLCRNKCKEKIKDEVRLQLFKEFWEMGSYNRRLEYIAALMDVKEKSSMRIRCSDPSKQRYRQHTIIYHFPLHGVRSVACKDCFMKTYNISKKFIEVIVAKKCSQISGVMTLDQRGYHENRKKVSDDEKIRARDHILSIPLYESHYTRRQSSRKYLPSNYTLTAIYEAYKKIYPDNFINRKMYENIFHSLNITIKKPKKDTCGKCDKLKMKITMCKNEDEIKLLKEELNEHHLQADQGYKNKEDDTFLTKDNAKMKTITFDLQQCLPTPDLHSGESFYKRQLWTFNLLQQFTTVITHKPTAIYGMNL from the exons atgtctAGAGGAAAACAAATTCTAAATATGCTAAATGCCGATG ATGAACAAGAGAATGTTCGTATATATTGTTCAGATAAGGAAACTGTATTAGAAAATTGCAATAAAAGATGTACAAATGCTGACGATTACTTGGAAGGGATTATACCAATGCAGAAAACCTTTCCTTCTG AGCAACATGCCCGAGATGAGTCTGAGATGTCCTACGCCAGTAGCGTTGCTGCATCACTTCCAGATGAAATTCAGGATCTATTAGATTTTTCATCAGATGATAGTATTGCAGATCCAAATTTTGTCCCTGCGCAGGATGAAAAATATGATAGCTTTGCCGCGGACAGCGATATAGtagaaagaaaaaaaagaagagccAATTCAGAAGAAGATATAAATAATACTGCAGTAGACAAATATAACTTAGACGGGCAAGTCCACGAGAAAGTTAAAAAACGCACGAACAAAGAAACGAGAAAAATGAGACAAGAGAGACGAGAAAAACGAAATTTTGGTAAGGCGTATGTTACAAGAACTGGAAAAGAGATTAAAGAAAAAACTATGCAAGAACTGAAATTATGTAGAAATAAGTGCAAGGAAAAAATAAAGGACGAAGTTCGCTTGCAACTTTTTAAAGAATTCTGGGAAATGGGAAGCTACAATCGTAGGTTAGAATATATAGCTGCTCTCATGGATGTTAAAGAGAAGAGTTCTATGCGAATTAGGTGTTCTGACCCAAGCAAACAACGGTACCGACAGCATACCATAATTTATCATTTCCCTCTTCATGGCGTTCGTTCTGTTGCTTGCAAGGACTGTTTTATGAAAACTTATAATATTAGTAAGAAATTCATAGAAGTTATAGTAGCGAAAAAATGTTCTCAAATATCAGGCGTAATGACATTAGACCAACGAGGATATCATGAAAATCGGAAGAAGGTATCAGATGATGAAAAAATAAGGGCAAGGGATCACATTTTATCTATCCCCTTATATGAAAGTCACTATACAAGAAGGCAGTCATCGAGGAAATATTTACCTTCAAACTACACACTCACTGCTATTTATGAAGCTTACAAGAAGATTTACCCAGATAATTTTATTAATCGTAAAATGTACGAAAACATATTTCACAGCCTTAACATCACTATAAAGAAACCTAAGAAAGACACATGCGGTAAATGtgacaaattaaaaatgaaaattactATGTGCAAGAATGAGGATGAAATAAAACTACTAAAAGAAGAGTTAAACGAACACCATTTACAAGCTGATCAAGGATATAAAAACAAAGAAGACGATACATTTCTGACTAAGGATAATGCTAAAATGAAAACTATTACTTTTGATCTCCAGCAATGCCTGCCAACACCAGACCTCCACAGTGGTGAGTCGTTTTACAAGAGGCAATTGTGGACATTTAATCTTTTACAACAGTTCACGACTGTGATAACTCACAAGCCCACTGCTATTTATGGCATGAATCTTTAG